CCTTCAGAAGCCAGAGGTCTTTCTCTTTCCTCGGCTTCAAATCGAGCCTAACGAGAGAATCGAGGGGAACCTCCTCCGCGAACTCCTCCGGAGAAACGCCCTTCTCTATCAGCGCCCCAGCCGGGCCGAAGACGTCCCTGCCGTGGAAGGTTGAACTGATTTTCCACCCCGTGAAGCGCCTAATCCTCTCAAGGTCTATCTCCCAGGCCCTTCTGGGCTTTATGTGCTTCATTGGAAGCGTGGCTAAACCGTTGTCGGGAACAACGAGCCACTGCTCGCCCTCAACTATTACGGCCCTCCTCTCTGTCCCAACGCCGGGATCGATAACGCCAACGTGGACGGTTCCTTCCGGCGAGTACTTGACCACCTGCTCCATCACAAAGGAGCCCTCAACGATGGAGTGCCTGGTTACCGCGTGGGTAACGTCAACGAGCTTCGCGTTCGGGTTTACCCTGAGCATCGCGACCTTCATCTCGCCGACGTATGGCCCTTTAAGCCCGAAGTCAGTCGTGAGCGTTATCACCGCCACCACCCAAAGTTTAATTAACCGGACGACTTTAAAGTGTTTGGAAGATGGGGATGAAGCGGATACTGTTGGTCTTCCCATTACTGGTGCTGGTGATGGCCTCAGGCTGCCTCTTCAAACCGCCAGCCGAGGTCAGGTTCTCCCTGGACAGAACAACGGTGGCACCCGACGACACAATCCACGTGATCGTCCTCATCAACAACACGGGAAAAGTCGGCCTTACGGGGGCAAATCTTGTCCTGGGAGATAGCAACTTCCAGATACTTCAGGAACCAAAGTTCCCCGACGTCCTCCCCGTTGGGGAGACTGCCCAGTTGGTCTGGATACTGAAGGCCCCGCCCACACCGGGCCACTACAATCTCAAACTCTCCCTTGAACTAACCGACGAACTGAAGAGGACCTGGACGGGATTCTACGGCCAGTTCCTAGTGACTGTGTCCAACAAGACGCCACCCCGAGGAGAGTTGAAGCTGGACGTTCTGGGGCCCGAAACCTTAAGGGGCGGAGAAGTCTCGAACCTGAGCGTCACGATTACCAACCCGCTAGATGTTCCCATTGAGCTCACGAACATCAAGCTCGACCTCCTGGAAGGCATGAAGGTGCTCAGTGTCAGCACCATGCCCGAGACAATCCATGAGGGAAAGACGATTTCGCTTAAATATACGGTGAAAGCCCCCTACGCTTACAGAGAGGGGTACATCTCTGCGGTTCTGAGGTACAGGATAGGGGACATGGAGAAGAGCGTCGTTAAGAGCGTCCCCCTCAGGGTGGTATGGACACCCTGGAACGAGAGTGAGGAGACACTGAAAGAGGCCTACGGCCTCAAATACCACTGGATAACGGACAGTTATCTCGTCGATGGCTACTGGGCGGAGAAGTACAACTCCACGCCGGTGTTCGAGAGGAGCGAGCTGAGGAAGAAGACACTGGGAGTCATAGGCGCTGCCGAATCCGAGGTGCAGGCGGCGGAGGCAATATACCGCTGGATGATGCACACATACTCCTTTGGGGACACCACGTCGACCCTTGAGCCGGACAGGATACTCCTTCAGGACAGGATAAGCTATGCGGAGGGCCAGATACTGATGACGGCAATGCTCCGTTCAATAGACATTCCCGCGAGGATCGTGACCCTGTACAACGGGACGGACTGCACGAGGAGGCCAATAACGGAGTTCTACACCGTGGACGGATGGTACGTCGTGGACATCGAGCACGGCTTTGTGGGTTCCCTCGACGAGTACCTCGCCAGCCCCTACTTCCCCAGGCTCTACCAGATGATAACCGGAGAAGGGTACAGGCTGGTGGCCCAGAGCCCGACCGAACTCCGGGGGCACGAGCACGTGGACGTCACAGGGGACTTCATAGCAGACCTCGAGGACAGACTCCTGACGGTTATCAACGGCAGGCTCCAGCCGGAGCTCAGGTCGAAGCTCATGGTGGTTATGAACAACCTCGACGAGAACGAGCGCCTCTACGCGCTGTTCCTCTTCAGCTCGGCCCCGAGCGACGACGACCTCAACAGGGTTATCGAAGAGTACAGCACCAAGAGGATAGAGCAAAACGTAAAAACCATGTACGAGTTCTACAGGGGCATGGAGTGGAGCGACGACTTCACGCGTTACTGGAGAATATTCGCGGGTGAGGTGAAATGATAGTCATCCTTCGTCTGGGACACAGACCCGAGAGGGACAAGAGGATAACAACGCACGTGGCTTTAACGGCGAGGGCATTCGGCGCGGATAAAATAATAATCGCCGCGGAGGAAGACGAGCACGTTAAGGAGAGCGTCGAAGACGTTGTTAGGCGCTGGGGCGGACCGTTCGGCATTGAGTTCAACCCCAGCTGGAAGAAGATAATGCGTGAGTGGAAAGATAGTGGCGGAATCATCGCCCACCTGACGATGTACGGGATCCACATAGACGACGCCCTGCCTTCAATAAGAGGGGAGCTGAAGGCAGGGAAAGACCTGATGATCGTAGTCGGGGCCGAGAAGGTTCCGAGGGAAGTCTACGAGATGGCCGACTACAACGTGGCCGTTGGAAACCAGCCCCACAGCGAGGTCGCTGCTTTGGCCGTCTTCCTTGACAGACTCCTCGAGGGGGAGGGCCTGAGAAAGGAGTTTGAGGGCGCCAAGCTCAAGATAATCCCACAGGAGAAGGGGAAGAAAGTGATAGAGCTTTG
The sequence above is drawn from the Thermococcus pacificus genome and encodes:
- a CDS encoding tRNA (cytidine(56)-2'-O)-methyltransferase gives rise to the protein MIVILRLGHRPERDKRITTHVALTARAFGADKIIIAAEEDEHVKESVEDVVRRWGGPFGIEFNPSWKKIMREWKDSGGIIAHLTMYGIHIDDALPSIRGELKAGKDLMIVVGAEKVPREVYEMADYNVAVGNQPHSEVAALAVFLDRLLEGEGLRKEFEGAKLKIIPQEKGKKVIEL
- a CDS encoding transglutaminase-like domain-containing protein — its product is MGMKRILLVFPLLVLVMASGCLFKPPAEVRFSLDRTTVAPDDTIHVIVLINNTGKVGLTGANLVLGDSNFQILQEPKFPDVLPVGETAQLVWILKAPPTPGHYNLKLSLELTDELKRTWTGFYGQFLVTVSNKTPPRGELKLDVLGPETLRGGEVSNLSVTITNPLDVPIELTNIKLDLLEGMKVLSVSTMPETIHEGKTISLKYTVKAPYAYREGYISAVLRYRIGDMEKSVVKSVPLRVVWTPWNESEETLKEAYGLKYHWITDSYLVDGYWAEKYNSTPVFERSELRKKTLGVIGAAESEVQAAEAIYRWMMHTYSFGDTTSTLEPDRILLQDRISYAEGQILMTAMLRSIDIPARIVTLYNGTDCTRRPITEFYTVDGWYVVDIEHGFVGSLDEYLASPYFPRLYQMITGEGYRLVAQSPTELRGHEHVDVTGDFIADLEDRLLTVINGRLQPELRSKLMVVMNNLDENERLYALFLFSSAPSDDDLNRVIEEYSTKRIEQNVKTMYEFYRGMEWSDDFTRYWRIFAGEVK
- a CDS encoding SAM hydrolase/SAM-dependent halogenase family protein is translated as MITLTTDFGLKGPYVGEMKVAMLRVNPNAKLVDVTHAVTRHSIVEGSFVMEQVVKYSPEGTVHVGVIDPGVGTERRAVIVEGEQWLVVPDNGLATLPMKHIKPRRAWEIDLERIRRFTGWKISSTFHGRDVFGPAGALIEKGVSPEEFAEEVPLDSLVRLDLKPRKEKDLWLLKVIYVDDFGNVILNLEDYERLNAVELPDFRLRIPYLDTYGQVKPGELLALPGSHDYLEIAVNQGSASERLGLKVGDEVRVRFVQKF